From a region of the Streptomyces sp. NBC_01454 genome:
- a CDS encoding LysE family translocator, translated as MVSTDRILAFAAMSLLVIVIPGPSVLFVIGRALAHGRRTALATVLGNVLGSYLLVAAVALGLGSLVERSAAVFVAVKLAGAAYLVFLGVQAFRHRKDMKLGAMEASGPAARGDLRTIADGLLVGVTNPKGIVFFAAVLPQFVDPSAGGLPAQMLILGLVPICIGLITDTVWGLTASAARGWFARSERRLSMIGGAGGFAMIGLGVTVAVTGRAD; from the coding sequence ATGGTGAGTACCGACCGGATTCTGGCGTTCGCGGCGATGTCCCTGCTGGTGATCGTGATCCCGGGGCCCAGCGTGCTGTTCGTGATCGGCCGGGCGCTGGCCCACGGCCGGCGAACGGCCCTGGCGACCGTCCTGGGCAATGTGCTGGGCTCCTACCTCCTGGTGGCCGCGGTCGCGCTGGGTCTCGGCTCGCTGGTGGAGCGGTCCGCCGCGGTCTTCGTGGCCGTGAAACTGGCCGGTGCGGCCTACCTGGTCTTCCTCGGCGTCCAGGCCTTCCGGCACCGCAAGGACATGAAGCTGGGGGCCATGGAAGCGTCCGGGCCGGCGGCTCGCGGTGATCTGCGGACGATCGCCGACGGCCTCCTGGTCGGCGTCACCAACCCGAAGGGGATCGTCTTCTTCGCCGCCGTGCTCCCCCAGTTCGTGGACCCGTCGGCGGGCGGGCTGCCCGCCCAGATGCTGATCCTGGGCCTGGTGCCGATCTGCATCGGCCTGATCACCGACACCGTGTGGGGGCTGACGGCCTCGGCGGCCCGCGGCTGGTTCGCCCGCTCCGAGCGCCGGCTGTCGATGATCGGCGGGGCCGGCGGCTTCGCCATGATCGGCCTGGGTGTGACGGTGGCGGTCACCGGCCGCGCGGACTGA
- a CDS encoding FAD-dependent oxidoreductase yields MNANPTPAPAPRIAVIGAGPGGLTCARVLERHGIAVTVYERDASADARDQGGTLDLHADSGQIALKAAGLLDEFFALARPEGQAMRVLSRHGEVLVDYRPPAGEDAAPEIDRGRLRTLLADSLAPGTVRWGHALRSAAARPDGTHRLTFDNGTTADADLVIGADGAWSRVRPLVSDAMPVYSGVTFIEAHFDQVDTDHPDVAALVGDGHTFATGDHKGLLAQRNGNQHVRAYIAVREESDGGQPAGIPGDTEAVRAALLEKFTGWDERLRILITDNDGPYVHRPLFVLPAPHTWPHTPGVTLLGDAAHLMAPFGGNGANLAMLDGCELALALVRHDTVDAAVTAYEEVMLPRAAETGDGADALDRVFGPGDRTAADVPDFEREKEEYRRAADAYGSR; encoded by the coding sequence ATGAACGCCAATCCCACCCCCGCCCCCGCACCCCGCATCGCCGTCATCGGCGCCGGCCCCGGCGGCCTGACCTGCGCCCGCGTCCTGGAGCGGCACGGCATCGCGGTCACCGTCTACGAGCGCGACGCCTCCGCCGACGCCCGCGACCAGGGCGGCACCCTCGATCTGCATGCCGACTCCGGGCAGATCGCCCTCAAGGCGGCCGGCCTGCTCGACGAGTTCTTCGCGCTGGCCCGGCCGGAAGGGCAGGCCATGCGCGTCCTCAGCCGTCATGGCGAGGTCCTCGTCGACTACCGGCCCCCGGCCGGCGAGGACGCCGCTCCCGAGATCGACCGCGGACGGCTGCGCACACTCCTGGCCGACTCCCTCGCCCCCGGCACCGTCCGGTGGGGTCACGCCCTGCGCTCCGCCGCCGCCCGCCCGGACGGCACCCACCGCCTGACCTTCGACAACGGCACGACTGCCGATGCCGACCTCGTCATCGGCGCGGACGGGGCCTGGTCACGGGTGCGGCCGCTGGTCAGCGACGCCATGCCCGTCTACTCCGGAGTGACCTTCATCGAGGCCCACTTCGACCAGGTCGACACCGACCACCCCGACGTCGCCGCACTCGTCGGCGACGGGCACACCTTCGCCACCGGCGACCACAAGGGCCTGCTCGCGCAGCGCAACGGCAACCAGCATGTGCGCGCCTACATCGCCGTCCGTGAGGAGAGCGACGGCGGCCAGCCGGCCGGTATCCCCGGCGACACCGAGGCCGTACGCGCCGCCCTGCTGGAGAAGTTCACCGGCTGGGACGAGCGGCTCCGCATCCTGATCACCGACAACGACGGTCCCTACGTCCACCGCCCGCTGTTCGTCCTGCCCGCCCCGCACACCTGGCCGCACACCCCCGGCGTCACCCTGCTCGGCGACGCCGCCCATCTGATGGCGCCCTTCGGTGGCAACGGCGCCAATCTCGCCATGCTCGACGGCTGTGAACTCGCGCTGGCCCTTGTCCGCCACGACACCGTCGATGCGGCGGTCACCGCCTACGAGGAGGTCATGCTGCCCCGGGCGGCCGAGACCGGTGACGGCGCGGACGCCCTCGACCGGGTCTTCGGCCCCGGCGACCGCACCGCCGCCGACGTGCCCGACTTCGAGCGGGAGAAGGAGGAGTACCGGCGCGCCGCCGACGCCTACGGCAGCCGGTGA
- a CDS encoding TetR/AcrR family transcriptional regulator — protein MGRRERKKAATRQALADAALNLFLEHGYDQVSVKDVAEAADVSTTTLFKHFPSKEALVFDEDTDQQAALVAAVRERPTGRSLPAALLDHLLRTHLPKAADPGFTRYKHLILSTPVLREYGHRMWMRHEAALTEAIADETGAPQDDPACAALAHFALESVALTHGRDDPRTTLEAAFALLEHGWPGPTRGTGQGT, from the coding sequence GTGGGGCGCCGCGAGCGCAAGAAGGCCGCCACCCGTCAGGCACTGGCCGACGCGGCCCTGAACCTGTTCCTCGAACACGGCTATGACCAGGTCAGCGTCAAGGACGTGGCCGAGGCCGCCGACGTGTCCACCACGACGCTGTTCAAGCACTTCCCCAGCAAGGAGGCCCTGGTCTTCGACGAGGACACCGACCAGCAGGCCGCCCTCGTCGCCGCGGTCCGCGAACGGCCCACCGGCCGCTCCCTCCCCGCCGCTCTGCTCGACCACCTCCTGCGCACCCACCTCCCCAAGGCGGCCGACCCCGGATTCACCCGCTACAAGCACCTCATTCTCAGCACGCCGGTGCTGCGCGAGTACGGCCACCGCATGTGGATGCGCCATGAGGCCGCCCTCACGGAGGCGATCGCCGACGAGACCGGCGCCCCCCAGGACGACCCCGCCTGCGCCGCGCTCGCCCACTTCGCCCTGGAATCGGTCGCCCTCACCCACGGCCGGGACGATCCCCGCACCACCCTCGAAGCCGCCTTCGCCCTCCTCGAACACGGCTGGCCCGGCCCCACCCGGGGCACGGGCCAGGGGACTTGA
- a CDS encoding MBL fold metallo-hydrolase, whose protein sequence is MTGSRPRRAGLSALRPASFGIEPTGERLARMRRSPQFVDGQFRNPAPTGRPPKGAALEMARAQLSREGRLRRAPVGPIPVHRPTAEDWGQPPASGLRLTWMGHSSVLAEIDGRRVLFDPVWGERCSPFDWAGPKRLHPVPVGLDELPPVDVVVISHDHYDHLDMPTVQGLTGTGAAFVVPLGIGADLEFWGVPAERITELDWHESTRVGGLTLTATPAQHFCGRGLRGPQHTLWSSWVVAGPDHRIFHSGDTGYFSGFAEIGAAHGPFDATMIQIGAYSDFWPRNHASDTRHPGMWPDIHMNPEQGVLSHLDLQGGTPGGVLLPIHWGTFNLALHPWAEPADWTLTAARKAGVSTVHPRPGEPFEPADPPAVYPWWRAIAVPPAHGWPAWPAVVSPTDVDLAADR, encoded by the coding sequence GTGACCGGTTCCCGTCCCCGCCGTGCTGGCCTTTCCGCGCTGCGCCCCGCGAGCTTCGGCATCGAACCCACGGGAGAGCGCCTGGCCAGGATGCGCAGATCGCCACAGTTCGTGGACGGCCAGTTCCGTAATCCGGCGCCGACCGGACGGCCGCCCAAGGGCGCCGCGCTGGAGATGGCGCGGGCGCAGTTGAGCCGGGAGGGACGGCTGCGCCGGGCGCCGGTCGGCCCGATTCCGGTGCACCGCCCGACCGCCGAGGACTGGGGGCAGCCGCCGGCTTCCGGGCTGCGGCTCACCTGGATGGGGCATTCGAGCGTGCTGGCCGAGATCGACGGCCGGCGGGTGCTCTTCGACCCGGTCTGGGGGGAGCGCTGCTCGCCGTTCGACTGGGCCGGCCCCAAGCGGCTGCACCCGGTCCCCGTCGGGCTGGACGAGCTGCCGCCGGTCGACGTCGTGGTGATCTCGCACGACCACTACGACCATCTGGACATGCCGACGGTCCAGGGGCTGACCGGCACCGGCGCGGCTTTCGTGGTACCGCTCGGTATCGGCGCCGACCTGGAGTTCTGGGGCGTGCCGGCGGAGCGGATCACCGAGCTCGACTGGCACGAGTCCACCCGCGTCGGCGGGCTGACCCTCACGGCCACCCCCGCGCAGCACTTCTGCGGCCGCGGGCTGCGCGGCCCGCAGCACACCCTGTGGTCGTCCTGGGTGGTCGCCGGGCCCGACCACCGGATCTTCCACAGCGGCGACACCGGCTACTTCTCCGGCTTCGCGGAGATCGGCGCGGCGCACGGCCCGTTCGACGCCACGATGATCCAGATCGGCGCGTACAGCGATTTCTGGCCCAGGAACCACGCCTCCGACACCCGGCACCCGGGCATGTGGCCGGACATCCACATGAATCCCGAACAGGGCGTGCTCTCCCACCTCGACCTCCAGGGCGGTACGCCCGGCGGGGTGCTGCTGCCGATCCACTGGGGCACGTTCAACCTGGCGCTGCACCCCTGGGCGGAGCCCGCCGACTGGACGCTGACCGCTGCCCGCAAGGCCGGCGTCAGCACCGTGCACCCGAGGCCGGGCGAGCCCTTCGAGCCTGCCGATCCGCCGGCCGTCTACCCGTGGTGGCGGGCGATCGCGGTACCGCCCGCCCATGGCTGGCCCGCCTGGCCCGCGGTGGTGTCCCCCACGGACGTGGACCTCGCTGCGGACCGCTGA
- a CDS encoding GNAT family N-acetyltransferase, which produces MAWTTTQDPEDFEAAAGAFLRSRPTAHTVLLSVVSSLRSLGADVYGADAPAFGWWRPSGQAPVGAAFVWTPPRTVLLSPMPDEAAGALVETLAAERTEIPGVKGGRAVAEAVAGAWQRRHGGTVICAQRLRLHRLDQLIEPSPAPPGAARRATTADRDLLLAWFTAFAAEIGGTPPRDARAADDRIAGGRCLLWETGGRPVSMACHTDPLAGAARVAPVYTPPELRGRGYAGAVTAAVSRAVRARGTQEVLLFTDLANPTSNALYRRLGYRPVEDQLALEFGRE; this is translated from the coding sequence ATGGCGTGGACCACGACCCAGGATCCTGAGGACTTCGAAGCGGCCGCGGGAGCCTTCCTGCGCAGCCGGCCCACCGCGCACACGGTGCTGCTGTCGGTGGTGTCGTCGCTGCGCTCGCTCGGGGCGGATGTGTACGGGGCGGACGCGCCGGCGTTCGGCTGGTGGCGGCCGAGCGGGCAGGCCCCGGTCGGCGCCGCGTTCGTGTGGACCCCGCCGCGTACGGTGCTGCTGTCGCCGATGCCGGACGAGGCCGCGGGCGCGCTGGTGGAGACACTGGCGGCGGAGCGGACCGAGATCCCTGGGGTGAAGGGCGGCCGGGCGGTGGCCGAGGCGGTCGCCGGTGCCTGGCAGCGGCGCCATGGCGGCACGGTGATCTGCGCCCAACGCCTCCGGCTCCACCGGCTGGACCAGCTGATCGAGCCGTCCCCGGCGCCACCGGGCGCGGCCCGGCGCGCCACGACCGCCGACCGGGACCTGCTGCTCGCCTGGTTCACCGCCTTCGCCGCGGAGATCGGGGGCACGCCGCCCCGCGACGCCCGGGCGGCCGACGACCGGATCGCCGGCGGCCGCTGCCTGTTGTGGGAGACCGGCGGCCGTCCCGTCTCGATGGCCTGCCACACCGACCCGCTCGCCGGCGCGGCCCGCGTCGCCCCCGTTTACACCCCTCCCGAGCTGCGCGGACGCGGGTATGCGGGAGCGGTGACGGCCGCCGTCTCCCGCGCCGTACGGGCCCGTGGCACGCAGGAGGTGCTGCTCTTCACCGACCTCGCCAACCCCACCAGCAACGCCCTCTACCGGCGGCTGGGCTATCGCCCGGTCGAGGATCAGCTCGCCCTGGAGTTCGGGCGGGAGTAG